GCCTAATTTCATTCAATGTTCATTCATGCTTGCTTGAGTGTTAAAGGTTGAATCGTATGCTTAAATTCCAATTTCGGTGCGTGTTTCCATGAGTTCTAACATGAGTGTGTGTTGCTGTCCCATTTAGTCTCTAACATGTGAATTGTGCTTTAATTTTCCTATCATGCATGTTTGCATATAATTGCTCGATGGTGAACCACTCGGTATTGTGTTTGTGCGTTTTTAAGCCAATTCTCTTGAGATTTCGCAAGTTGTGACGTTGCTGTCCCGTGAGGTTCATAACACACAATTTTCGAAACAATGCTGAAAGTTAGATGAATAATTGATAATTGTGTTGTTTTGTGTGACTTGTTAAAGCATGAAAATTAGAAATGATTTTGGTTGTTTTGTGGCTGTTTGAACAAAGGGATAGGGCTGGAAAATTTCATGAGGTATTGCTATTGATAGTGTATGTTAATAACGTTGTTCCTTTAATCAAGTTTGGTGTCGGAAGTTAATGGTTAACATGTTGCAGCTTTTGTTGTTGTTCAAGAAAAACTACAAGAAGTGTGTTGATGTGAATAGAGTGATGCTGGATTCTATTTGGTGACAATGCTTTAGGTTGTTAAGAATGGCctcattttgtttgtttgaaagaaATTGCTTGAATATAAGTGTTGTAACTTGCTGTTAGATGAGAATAAGAGTATAGACAGTACACTGTTGTTAATGGTTGCACTAacatgaagttagaaacatgagtcactgttgttgtttttgtatgaGAGGGATGATCCAAGTATGCTTCATGAGATGCCATTGATGTTGATATTCAaaaattgaagtttttttttatatacttaTTGCTGATGCTAAAATGTTTACATGAAACTTGAAGTTTGAAGTGTATAATTCTTGAGGGAATAATTCTTAGTTATTGATATGATGTTGTGTTGTGTGCTGGATCCTGATTGTTACTTGCTGCATATGACATGATTTTAGTGTACTCGGGGCTGTTTCGAACTTTAAAGATGCAGAATTTTAATTGAGTGATTGTTGTGGTTTTCTTCTTTTGACTTGTAGAAATTTAGTTTTTGAGGAGAAGTTTACACTAGCATTTGATGTTTTAATTGTGGATTGTTTCTAAGTGATAATAAGTCTTGCTTGTAAGATAATTGATGCTCCTAAGTGCTGAATGTTTCTCttcgttttttttttcttaactttGCACAGGGAAGCGGTACATCGGGTTAAATGAAAATACCATATCTTTTGATTTAGGAAAAGTTTTTGAGCGtgtgaataatgtttttcatacgtaATAATATTTTCGGAGCTATTTAAACAGTATTTTCGGTTTCGGCTGAATTTTTTTACCGTTTTCGCTACTGCCCCTGTTCCGAAAGTCGTGCCTCCGGACCGATTTTGTAAATTCTAATCGCATATTTGACTTCTTTAGCATGTTTTAACCTtgcaataaaattttggtttaactctgacgagtttagttttcactgtttttacccggttttgccgtttcggtgtaccgttgtgcatgtaaatacttgtgttggcttccgtagttttagtgtacatatttgatttgcttttgaatactATCCCATGTTTCTTTTTATTcgcttttgttatgttttcactttctattccgttatccatttccgattcagcttataatgcaataacgcaattccgattgcggtgtcttgttatctctaacgtgtgtgctagtatgcaaggcaacatggaggctctggtcgatgcccgctctcgtgttccgctttatttgcgggacacgacatttatcctctctctgattcgcgtttctacacgcatcctttatcattattcttgcttgtccggatttctgtttcccttgcaggtgtatggtattcgttgtgcccgatgcacacgttggcgcgtgatttactttcatcgcgccgattcttgattgcttatgcggattttaatcggagtgctgacatgtttgctgttgcttttgctagctcgctcgcgggatcctagtttactcgctctcttcgcttcagtttacggatcatcatccgtttggtattgattccgtttcattttacttctttctgtactttatcgctttctcgcatcatcccttaacatgagaagtaggacctagacatgcatctggccaagccctcgaaagaggctctgtttttgttggtgtgtttatatttgtgctttgcggcagggagtcacggtgtaataagtcctatatggcactccgttaagtcctcatagaaggcatgcggaaagggttagcaatcaacccccgcctagtctcatcgagtctattcagtatgcgcacgctacgtgttgctcgcttctgaacctgcacaagatcttgttatcgagtatgtcaggaaaagggttcatgcagccggacccccgcctttcctatagcccgcgtcgctcgacgttgatgctcggtgtacgcacgcaccgttttcctttatgatccgtgacggcttggttgctgagaggggtccgccctcttgtctatggcccgatcattttcacgaggtctaatgcttggttgacttgggttgagctgctccccttggctatggcgggaccgcttttctaccattcggtcagtaccgttggtttgtttgctttacgagcggatgctcgtttgtgtgctcattgtttgcttcccttttccctcctaggttgattagtttagtttagactgatatcctttgtatgataacattaggtagcaagctttcccccttagcttaggtcttcctcatgcattctttaaaacacaaaccacactctttgattttcttttcttaagagcttgttatttccgctccattcccaagcataagtctccaaaggtcgagcagcggaacagatacgtaggcagcggggtagggcccgtgcgagcataatcctttcttttccctacattctgcattcattttagtccagattagcatagatttgttacacacccatagttttagacacaagtgtggataccatcgagtacgatgggcgcgaggggtgctaataccttcccctcgcgtaaccgactcccttacccttttctctggtcgtgagaccgttgttttgttttgtggtttgctggcattcccttccttttcaggataaatatgttagtggcgactctgttaattttcgcggtagcgactgctggcgactctgctggggacgtctcgacctgttgctggtccggacctagcgagtcgatcctagcgcttgtgtgtttatctttgggtgtttttatcgctttgcatatttatctgtttgcattgcattctatgtgcgcttttacttttctgcatcatattctggactgtctggatttctatctgtgggtgggtgtttcaagaggtaaaaggcccaatacccagctatgagtgataccataggaactaggaatagagtggccgtgacggacagaaggcgtatgcctgattgatctgatcacgtatccacgggcagagcttggtggaatgaggcaatatcgtatgatagcgcctacattcgatcctctgttggcttttcgacctaccttggcctagattttacccgtgagtggggcgggaatcaatgatcatattaacaggtacattgttggtgaccgctgttctcgttcgtgggttaccgctgttcttgttcgtgggttaccgctgttcttgttcgagggttaccgctgttcttgttcgagtgtactgttggttcctgttcgtggggtactatggttcttgttcgagtggtagtcTGTGTTCTGTTCCAGTGTGTTGTTGACTACGGGCTTTGGTTCTGTAGATTGACATTCCGTGTTCCGTATGGTATACCAtttgggggccgaacctttggctctgtATCAtgtgtgtgttaccggcagtccaggatgcctggtgggcggcaacgagtcccaccactttgcatcatagcatatttatttccaaaagaaacgcaaaaaaaaaaaaagaagtataataataagcatttgcatgtcatattTTCAGGGATATTCAGGAGTTCACCCAAGTTGAAGATGGACATTCCCACTGATACTGTCAAGGAGCGTACAAGGCACACCAGAGCTTATAAGATTCCGGATATTGATGTTTCGGGGTTGATTGGTTTGAGTTCTCGGTTGGAAGGGGAGGTTCTTCGTGACTTCAATCATGATTATGGCAATTTGCTCTCTATCCTCAAGACATCTTTCGATCCAATGGCTTTGATCACCCtgtttcagttctatgatccacaGTTGAGGTGTTTTACATTTCAGGATTATCAACTGGTGCCAACACTCGAGGAGTTTTCTTACATACTCAATATCCGAATCACTGATGATGTACCTTTCATTCGAGTTCCCGAGGTTGTGAGATTTGAAAAAATAGCTGAAGCTCTTCACATGGGTATAAAGGAGGTGGAAAGAAATTGGAAGTCATCGGGCGGTGTTTCTGGTTTCTATCTTTGCTTTTTGATCGGTAGGGCTGAGGATGCGGCGAAGAAGGAGCAGTGGGTTGATTTTAGTCGTTTGCTTGCTATCATGATTTATGGTATTGTTTTATTCCCTTCAATAGAAAACTTTGTGAGTTTGGCGGCAATTTGTGTCTTTATGAACAAAAACCCCGTGCCAACGTTGCTTGCAGACGCTTATTTTTCGATCCATTCGAGAAGTAAGAAGGGAGGATATGTTGTTGGTTCTTGTCTTCCGTTGTTGTATCAGTGGTTCATGTTGCATTTGCCGGTGAGAGGACCTTttgtgctcaagaagagttctcttAAGTGGTCAGATAGGATTGTTAACCTCACATCTTATGACATCAGGTGGAACTATTGTGTGGGGAAGATTTGGAACATCATCACTAGTTGCGGTCAATATCCCAACGTTCCTCTCATGGGAACCAGAGGTTGCATTAGTTACAATCCCACACTCGCCTATCGTCAATTGGGATATGCAATGGAAAGGGCTcagaatgatgtagaagcgtttgAATCAGTGTACTTTGCTGATGGTAAAGATCCTCTGGAGCTAGAAAAGATAGCGTATGCTTGGACCAAAGTTCACAGGAGAGATCAGAATACTTTGAGCAAGAAAGTTCCTATTGCTATGGGTCCTTACCGAAAGTGGGTTGAAGCAAGAGTGGCAAATCTGTTGTTACCATTTGCTAGGTCATGTCCATTGTATGAGCAACCTCCCGTGGTTTTATCTGATACCGTTGCGGCTGAACTCTATATTCAAACTGAAGCGGACAACATCAAACTAAGAGCAAAGGACAATGAGGTTGGCTTGGAGAGGTATTTTCAAGATCGCGAAAAGGCGGAATTGGCTCGTAAGCTCAAGCATGCGCAAGGTGAAGGTTCAAGCATGACACGTGCCCAAAGGCGATCTCATGATTTGATGGAAGAAAGCTTGTACCAAAAACAGCAGGAATGTGCGAAGTTGCGAAGGTCCGAAAGCAATAGCAAGAGAAGGATGCAGGATTCAGAACAACAGTTGATGGAAGAGAAAGCCAAGTCAGCTAGACTTGAAGAAGAGCTTGCAAGCTTCCGGTCCCAGCGGAGAGGAGATGGAGGAGCTCATTCTGTTGTCAGACGATCCTAGTGCTGCTGTGGTTTGGATTTGTTTGGTCTAGGGGTTTGATTTGATGTGTATTCTTGATGTTTGTCGcccatgtccaggattgttggatggggtcgcattTTGATGTTCTGGATTTCTTTTGTATGCCTTATAAGCACTTTGTGACACGGTtatgtgttttgtttgtatgaactCAAATTCTCGGTTATGTTTGAATGGAATATGCTCAGTTTGTTGAATTATTCTCGTGCGTGGATTATTGTTCGAATATATTCTGTATCAGGGTTTCTATGTCCTATCTGAGagtgggatgaactcttggatacctgaaaattgacaaacatttcatgcatatcattcatatgtcatacatgtcatatatttgcaggttttgcaggtcTTATATCTCATGTCTTGCTGTTTTGTTACcagaaggagttctaagacggctaatcacccgtatccgactaggagcaatcagagaaggcAGATGGAACAGATTCAGGAACAAATGGCTGAGATGAGAGCTCAACTGACGGAGCAGATGAACGCGCAGATGGCgcagtttatggaagcattgactaatgtgaccaaggggcAGGATGACTTGCGAGTTCTCGTCGAGAATTCTAGAAGGAATGAGAATGAAGGACGCCAAGGGCTGTTTGAGGATGTATCTGGTAGGATTGATGATCACCATGATCCGAATGAGTTTGCTCGTATGGGAGGAcactataatcctttcaatcagcatcacgggtttccacctccacctccgtctcgtctgttgggaaggagagatACTCAGAACCGTGGTAATCTGGATTTCGATGTTGAGAACTTTGATCAGCTATCAAGGCACAGTGCTGAGGGTGCGCATGATGAAGTTGAAAGGTTTCGTCTGATTGAAGAACGTCTCAGAGCtgttgaaggcaaaggggtgttaggcatggatatcaatgacttggggttggttcctggtgtgaggatcccgccaaaattcaaagttccatcttttgacaaatacaatggggCGACTTGTCCTATGACTCATGTTAAGGCGTATTATCGAAAGATGTCGGTATACTCTGAGGATGAAGGTTTCCTGAtgcacttcttccaggatagtcttgCTGGGGCTTCTTTGGAGTGGTATGTTCAGCTGGAGCGTACTCATATCCATTCCtggagagatcttgtggaggctttCATTAAGCATTATCAGTATAATGTTGACATGGCGCCGAATCGAACTCAACTTCAGAGTTTGGTTCAAGGTCCTAAAGAttccttcaaggagtatgctcagaaatggcgtGAGTTAGCTGCGAGGGTTCAGCCACCAATGACTGAACGTGAGATGATTGACATGTTTGCCAGTACTTTGTCTGGACACTACTACTTGGCTTGTAGTGCTTCAGCAAACTTTtctgaaatggtgagatatggCGAGCGTGTTGAAATGGGCCTCAAGATGGGGAAAATTCAGTTGGGAGCTTCTTCTAACTCCACTGGTGGTAAGAAGCAAACTGAAGGTTATGCCAGAAGGAAAGAAGGCAATGCAGATGCCATATATGGAAGAAGAGGTTCAGGGAGAAATAATTCACAGGTTAATGCTGTCATGATCccagtaccacaacaacaacatcagcagGGACAGCGTTCCAGTAATGATCGCTATCCTCCCAGGACTAGGCCTCACAGAAAGATTGatccgattcctatgacctatgctCAGGTGCTGCAACATTTGCTTAAGATTGAAaagattactttgagagatgctccgaATGCTCCGGACACACAATCTCCGAATTACAATGCGAATGCACGATGTGCTTTTCATTCAGGTGCTGCTGGGCATGATACCGAGAGGTGTATTGCGTTAAAGAACAAAGTCCAAAATTTGTTGGACCAAAAGATTATTCAGTTCactcctacacccaatattgtcaataatcCGATGCCTGCTCACGGAGGTTCGGGTGTGAATGCCATTGAGAGTGAAGAGATAAGGGTTGTATCTGAAGTGAGCTGTTTGAATTTTCCTCTTGTATCTGTGAAGCAACATCTGATTAATAGCGGTATCTTCCCGGGCTGTGGTGTTGATTGTGAGAATTGCAAAAGTCAACCTGAAGGTTGTGCTGATTTGAAAGGTATGGTACAAAAGCTGATTGACGAGGGTCCTCTTCAGTTCTATCGAAGATTGAGAGGTGCGAAGAGTGAGGATGGTGAAGTGTCTGTGATCTCAATTCCTTATGATCCAGTTGTTCCAATATGTATTCAGGTGCCTATTCAGATACCTGTCAGTATCCCGTATGAGGAACAACCAGCGGCGTTGATGATTACGGTGCCAGGGCCTATTCCATATGAGAGTGAGAAGGCCATCCCTTGGCATTATGGTTCAGACGTATATTACTATGGCACGAAGGAAGAAGGCGAGCCATCTAAAGAGAAGTTTGTTGAGGCCTCAGTTGCAAACACTGATAACTTCGCCGGTACTGGTAGGATCACTCGCAGTGGTAGGGTGTTCTCCCCTCAGCTTGTTCAAAAcaatgcagatgctttggctaaggcCAAAGGAAAACAAGTAGTGCCCGATGTCCAGAACTCTCCGATTCAGAGTGGGGCACCTGATAGTGCTgtgtcttccaaggatgtggaggaattattgagaatcatcaggaagtctgattacaaagttgttgagcagttgggtcagacccagtcaaagatttccatcttgcaactgctgatgtgttcagaaggtcatagagatgctctcttgagaatcctgaatggtgcttacgtcccgcatgaaatatctgtgaatcagttagaggcggtggccaataatatctccgctgggaacggtttgggatttacggatcgtgatcttcctccagaagggagaaaccataacaaggctttgcatatttcgattgagtgtaaggggacgactttgtcccgtgttctggttgatactgggtcttctttgaacgtgcttcccaaatcagctctaatgagaattgactatgccggtgtggagttaaggcctagtgagttggtagtgcgcgcctttgatggttcaaggaggtctgttttcggagaggtagatctaccaatccagattggtcctcagatctttactacaaccttttatgtgatggatattcaacctgcttactgttgtctgttgggacgaccgtggattcacaaggctggtgctgtgacatccactcttcatcagaagttgaagtatccggttgacggtaaagtggtgaCGGTTTGTGGTGAGGAGGATTACATCGTGAGTCACTTGTCTTCTTTCCGGTATGtggagatcgaaggtgaaatacatgagacgccattccaagcgtttgaagctgtaaatgctgtgagaactcctccttatgagataacgaagccagaaacgattatgtcttctctgaaagacgctcaggttgttgttgagactggaaaggtggaaggctgggggcaagtaattgacgtgcgtcccaaatttgacaagaatggtcttggtttcagtCCTGGAAAGCATATTGCATCGCCAAAGCCTAATATCCTTAgcccgatcaagtttgtgagtggtggtgtcattcaagatggccaggttaatgccattgtcaatggtgaagaggtggatagtgattgtgactttgatagctggattcgtccaagtattcctggggagatgcctcgcaactggacaattgaagatgtcatccaagttacacaagctcaggagtaaattccttgtttttacttttcttatcatgcaataattcctatgctctgcccaaggcgtagtgaatcatttgtagggccatgcagttcgcattttcaaagttaatcatgaaataaaaggacgtttttgcattcaaatgttttgctctttgtctttcttttaactttttcctttaaatggcaatgtttttgcacacactcgcacatagcttaataaaaataaaactaaaataaaaacatcaatcatgcagatgttccactaccacggatttcattggtaacagttccgctattgcttattatgattttgacaatccgatctaccaagccgaggaggaagcttatgaagattgtgatctccccgatgagttggccagattgttgaaacaagaaaagaaagcgattcagccgcatcaggaggaaattgagatggtaaatgttggcactaaagagcaagtccgagaagtcaagataggggctgcgcttgagaatagtgtgaagcagaggcttattactatgttgaaagagtatgcggatatctttgcttggtcctatgaggatatgcctggtctcgatacagatattgtggtacatcgtctacctctcaaggaagatagtcctcctgtcaaacagaagcttcgaaggactcgcccagatatgtctgagaagattaagaaagaggttgagaaacaatttgatgctggctttctgcaagttgtgaattacccgccatgggttgcgaatattgttcctgtgcctaagaaggacggaaaggtcaggatgtgtgtggactacagagatcttaaTAGGGCGAGTccaaaggatgattttcctcttc
Above is a genomic segment from Vicia villosa cultivar HV-30 ecotype Madison, WI unplaced genomic scaffold, Vvil1.0 ctg.005364F_1_1, whole genome shotgun sequence containing:
- the LOC131642587 gene encoding uncharacterized protein LOC131642587, coding for MAEMRAQLTEQMNAQMAQFMEALTNVTKGQDDLRVLVENSRRNENEGRQGLFEDVSGRIDDHHDPNEFARFLMHFFQDSLAGASLEWYVQLERTHIHSWRDLVEAFIKHYQYNVDMAPNRTQLQSLVQGPKDSFKEYAQKWRELAARVQPPMTEREMIDMFASTLSGHYYLACSASANFSEMVRYGERVEMGLKMGKIQLGASSNSTGGKKQTEGYARRKEGNADAIYGRRGSGRNNSQVNAVMIPVPQQQHQQGQRSSNDRYPPRTRPHRKIDPIPMTYAQVLQHLLKIEKITLRDAPNAPDTQSPNYNANARCAFHSGAAGHDTERCIALKNKVQNLLDQKIIQFTPTPNIVNNPMPAHGGSGVNAIESEEIRVVSEVSCLNFPLVSVKQHLINSGIFPGCGVDCENCKSQPEGCADLKGMVQKLIDEGPLQFYRRLRGAKSEDGEVSVISIPYDPVVPICIQVPIQIPVSIPYEEQPAALMITVPGPIPYESEKAIPWHYGSDVYYYGTKEEGEPSKEKFVEASVANTDNFAGTGRITRSGRVFSPQLVQNNADALAKAKGKQVVPDVQNSPIQSGAPDSAVSSKDVHVCKRFVSAYRRT
- the LOC131642585 gene encoding uncharacterized protein LOC131642585 → MDIPTDTVKERTRHTRAYKIPDIDVSGLIGLSSRLEGEVLRDFNHDYGNLLSILKTSFDPMALITLFQFYDPQLRCFTFQDYQLVPTLEEFSYILNIRITDDVPFIRVPEVVRFEKIAEALHMGIKEVERNWKSSGGVSGFYLCFLIGRAEDAAKKEQWVDFSRLLAIMIYGIVLFPSIENFVSLAAICVFMNKNPVPTLLADAYFSIHSRSKKGGYVVGSCLPLLYQWFMLHLPVRGPFVLKKSSLKWSDRIVNLTSYDIRWNYCVGKIWNIITSCGQYPNVPLMGTRGCISYNPTLAYRQLGYAMERAQNDVEAFESVYFADGKDPLELEKIAYAWTKVHRRDQNTLSKKVPIAMGPYRKWVEARVANLLLPFARSCPLYEQPPVVLSDTVAAELYIQTEADNIKLRAKDNEVGLERYFQDREKAELARKLKHAQGEGSSMTRAQRRSHDLMEESLYQKQQECAKLRRSESNSKRRMQDSEQQLMEEKAKSARLEEELASFRSQRRGDGGAHSVVRRS